The proteins below are encoded in one region of Mycolicibacterium neworleansense:
- a CDS encoding RNA-guided endonuclease InsQ/TnpB family protein, which produces MSRHTTFRFCLNPTVEQYVLLSRHTGASRFAFNQCLQFVKTALTVRDSDSTARVPWTGFDLINAFNTWKITADAGRTFTVDGSGAAQLLVTGLAWRNQICQQVFEEAAVDLGNALKAWSDSCAGRRGGARVGFPKFKKKTRGTQSLRLRNKHSKGRPSAIRVGDHDRPRSITLPGLGQIAVHDDTRRLRRLLAKNRARILFATISNRGGRWWASLTVEAADFHAAHRHPTRDQSAAGDWVGIDRGLSSFAVAATSDGTEVVRTGRGPRALGTGMKVQRQLAKSLSRKEKGSRNRRIAAAKLARHHYRVANIRRHFLHQVSNAVVKTHDRLVIEDLNVSGMRRNRQLARAISDAGWAEFARMLGYKQAWRGGELIYADRWFPSSRLCSVCGERNATLTLADRTFVCPNGHEIDRDTNAATNLAQWGEAHTNASPEPRTPKHGGRAINARRRDGAGLRNRVGETDSDDAGTDVHPAPAA; this is translated from the coding sequence ATGAGCCGCCACACGACATTCAGGTTCTGCCTCAACCCGACAGTTGAGCAGTACGTGCTGCTGTCCCGCCATACCGGCGCGTCTCGTTTCGCGTTCAATCAGTGTTTGCAGTTCGTCAAGACCGCTCTCACGGTTCGCGACTCGGATTCGACCGCTCGGGTGCCGTGGACGGGGTTCGACCTGATTAATGCTTTCAACACCTGGAAGATAACCGCCGACGCCGGCCGCACATTTACCGTAGACGGCAGCGGTGCGGCTCAACTTTTGGTCACCGGCCTCGCCTGGCGAAACCAAATTTGCCAGCAGGTGTTCGAAGAAGCCGCCGTCGATCTCGGAAACGCACTGAAAGCGTGGTCTGATTCGTGTGCGGGTAGACGCGGAGGGGCAAGGGTCGGTTTTCCCAAGTTTAAGAAGAAAACTCGTGGAACACAGTCACTTCGATTGCGTAATAAGCACTCTAAGGGGCGGCCATCAGCGATTCGCGTCGGCGACCATGACCGACCGCGTTCGATTACGCTGCCCGGTCTCGGACAGATCGCGGTGCACGATGACACCCGCCGACTGCGACGCCTGCTCGCGAAAAACCGCGCGAGAATCCTGTTTGCCACCATCAGTAACCGGGGTGGCCGCTGGTGGGCGTCGCTGACTGTTGAGGCGGCCGACTTCCACGCTGCTCACCGACATCCGACCCGTGACCAATCAGCCGCTGGCGATTGGGTCGGTATCGACCGCGGTCTGTCATCGTTCGCCGTCGCTGCCACCAGCGACGGCACCGAAGTAGTCCGCACCGGCAGGGGCCCGAGGGCCCTGGGCACCGGAATGAAAGTGCAACGGCAACTCGCCAAATCGTTGTCGCGCAAAGAGAAAGGATCACGGAACCGAAGGATCGCTGCCGCGAAGCTGGCTCGCCACCACTACCGTGTGGCCAATATCCGACGTCATTTCCTGCACCAGGTTTCCAACGCGGTGGTCAAGACTCACGACCGACTCGTCATCGAAGACCTCAACGTGTCAGGTATGCGGCGCAACCGTCAGCTAGCAAGGGCTATTTCCGATGCTGGGTGGGCCGAGTTTGCCCGCATGCTTGGTTACAAGCAAGCGTGGCGAGGTGGCGAACTCATCTACGCGGACAGATGGTTCCCGTCAAGCCGACTCTGCAGTGTGTGTGGCGAGCGCAATGCAACACTTACGCTGGCCGACCGGACATTTGTCTGCCCGAACGGCCATGAGATCGACCGGGACACGAATGCGGCAACCAACCTTGCGCAGTGGGGGGAAGCCCACACCAATGCGTCACCAGAACCCCGGACCCCCAAGCACGGAGGCCGGGCCATCAATGCCCGCCGACGAGACGGCGCTGGCCTACGCAATCGTGTAGGCGAAACCGACTCGGATGACGCGGGAACTGACGTTCACCCTGCTCCAGCAGCTTGA
- a CDS encoding ABC transporter family substrate-binding protein encodes MNGFKGFKGFKLQRFAIVAAITALTLAGCSGGDRETPSAGGNAELGATNDINPQDVANLRQGGNLRLALTEFPSNFNPLHLDGNTGDVGALTKPTLPRAFVIAADGSTAVNTDYFTNVELTGNNPQVVTYTINPKAVWTDGTPITWEDIKSQTEANSGKDPAFVIAAPNGFERVASVTRGVDDRQAVMTFAKPYADWKGMFAGNGRLLPKSMTATPEAFNKAQLNAPGPSAGPFMVSNIDRGSQRITLSRNPKWWGTPPLLDTITYLVLDDAARIPALQNNTIDATGTTSLDELTIARKTAGISIRRAPSASWYHLTFNGAPGSILADPALRRAVAKGLDRQALANITQRGLTDNPVPLNNHIFVAGQQGYQDNAASVAFDPEKAKAELDALGWKVPEGRQFREKDGKELVIRNVFYDAGSTRQVAQIAQNMLGQIGVNLKLDTKPGTGFFTNYIIKGDFDIAQFAFLGDAFPLSSLTQIYAQDGASNFGKIGSPEIDAKIEQTLEELDPAKALTLANELDTMLFEEVFSLPLFQSPGNVAVRSSLANFGAPGLADTDYTKVGFLK; translated from the coding sequence GTGAACGGGTTCAAGGGCTTCAAGGGGTTCAAGCTCCAGCGTTTTGCCATCGTCGCCGCAATCACCGCACTCACCCTGGCCGGGTGTTCGGGCGGCGACCGGGAAACCCCGTCGGCCGGCGGGAACGCCGAGCTCGGCGCCACCAACGACATCAATCCGCAGGACGTCGCGAACCTGCGCCAGGGCGGCAACCTTCGCCTTGCCCTGACCGAGTTCCCGTCGAACTTCAACCCTCTGCACCTCGACGGCAACACCGGCGACGTCGGCGCGCTGACCAAGCCCACTTTGCCCCGGGCCTTCGTGATCGCGGCCGACGGGTCGACGGCGGTGAACACCGACTACTTCACCAACGTCGAACTGACGGGCAACAACCCCCAGGTGGTCACCTACACGATCAACCCCAAGGCGGTCTGGACCGACGGCACGCCGATCACCTGGGAGGACATCAAGTCCCAGACCGAGGCCAACAGCGGCAAGGACCCGGCGTTCGTCATCGCCGCGCCGAACGGCTTCGAGCGGGTGGCCTCGGTGACCCGCGGCGTCGACGACCGCCAGGCCGTGATGACTTTCGCCAAGCCCTACGCCGACTGGAAGGGCATGTTCGCCGGCAACGGCCGGCTGCTGCCCAAGAGCATGACCGCGACCCCCGAGGCCTTCAACAAGGCTCAACTCAACGCGCCCGGGCCGTCGGCCGGCCCGTTCATGGTGTCCAACATCGACCGGGGATCGCAGCGGATCACGTTGAGCCGCAACCCGAAATGGTGGGGCACCCCACCGCTGCTGGACACCATCACCTACTTGGTGCTCGATGATGCCGCCCGCATCCCGGCACTGCAGAACAACACCATCGACGCCACCGGCACCACGTCGCTGGACGAACTGACCATCGCCCGCAAGACCGCGGGTATCAGCATCCGGCGGGCGCCGTCGGCCAGCTGGTACCACCTGACGTTCAACGGCGCGCCCGGCTCGATCCTGGCCGACCCGGCCCTGCGTCGCGCCGTCGCCAAGGGCCTCGACCGTCAGGCGCTGGCCAACATCACCCAGCGGGGTCTGACCGACAATCCGGTGCCGCTGAACAACCACATCTTCGTGGCGGGCCAGCAGGGTTATCAGGACAACGCCGCTTCGGTGGCCTTCGACCCCGAGAAAGCCAAGGCCGAACTCGACGCGCTGGGCTGGAAAGTGCCTGAGGGACGGCAGTTCCGGGAGAAGGACGGCAAGGAACTCGTCATCCGCAATGTGTTCTACGACGCCGGCAGCACCCGGCAGGTGGCCCAGATCGCGCAGAACATGCTCGGCCAGATCGGCGTGAACCTGAAGCTCGACACCAAGCCGGGCACCGGGTTCTTCACCAACTACATCATCAAGGGTGATTTCGACATCGCCCAGTTCGCGTTCCTGGGCGACGCCTTCCCGCTGAGTTCACTGACCCAGATCTACGCCCAGGACGGCGCCAGCAACTTCGGCAAGATCGGCAGCCCGGAGATCGACGCCAAGATCGAGCAGACGCTCGAAGAGCTGGACCCGGCCAAGGCGCTGACCCTGGCCAACGAGCTGGACACAATGTTGTTCGAGGAGGTGTTCAGCCTTCCGCTGTTCCAATCCCCCGGCAACGTTGCCGTGCGCAGCAGCCTGGCGAATTTCGGGGCCCCCGGTCTGGCCGACACCGACTACACCAAGGTCGGTTTCCTCAAGTAG
- a CDS encoding alpha/beta fold hydrolase has product MTMNAKRRRVHDKLAALPGVRAVRRPVSPGSDEHFDLFYVRAGRKSAYPVVIIPGGPGVASIQPYRALRRRAAAAGFDVIMIEHRGIGMSRHTDAGADLPPAAITVEQVVDDVAAVLDDAGVHEAELYGTSYGSYIAAGFGVRHPDRVAAMVLDSPLLSTADIEAMRTAIRALLWEGSDPETAELAPKVRRLVADGVLATRGGELAGLLYGFGGGALLDRQLDLLLRGRALVWSGLARLSRLSTRKAPYRNEVDLVGRIAFRELNYAGVPDGLPLDPALEMADMIGSAKFYEPFEAEPFDLMAELPHFHWPTVVVSGGRDLTTPPAVAEQIAALVPDAVLVRMPTVAHSVLDTRERAAFAVIRAVRDGVTEQLSATADELDALPARPVIQVTVAAIAAATTVEAVLPGAQWLSPATT; this is encoded by the coding sequence ATGACCATGAACGCCAAGCGCAGGCGGGTGCACGACAAGCTGGCCGCGCTACCGGGGGTGCGGGCGGTACGACGCCCGGTCAGTCCTGGTTCTGACGAGCATTTCGATCTGTTCTACGTGCGGGCTGGTCGCAAATCGGCGTATCCGGTGGTGATCATCCCGGGCGGCCCCGGCGTCGCGTCGATCCAGCCCTACCGGGCGCTCCGGCGCCGGGCGGCCGCGGCCGGATTCGACGTGATCATGATCGAGCATCGGGGTATCGGGATGTCGCGGCACACGGATGCGGGCGCGGATCTGCCTCCGGCGGCCATCACCGTCGAGCAAGTGGTCGACGACGTCGCCGCGGTGCTCGACGACGCGGGTGTGCACGAGGCGGAGCTCTACGGCACGTCGTACGGCAGCTACATCGCTGCCGGCTTCGGGGTACGGCACCCCGACCGGGTCGCCGCGATGGTGCTGGATTCACCCCTGCTGTCCACGGCCGATATCGAGGCCATGCGCACCGCCATTCGCGCTCTGCTCTGGGAGGGCTCCGACCCCGAGACCGCCGAGCTGGCGCCCAAGGTCCGCCGCCTGGTGGCGGACGGTGTTCTGGCCACCAGAGGGGGAGAGCTGGCCGGTTTGCTGTACGGGTTCGGCGGCGGCGCGCTGCTGGACCGCCAACTCGATCTGCTCCTGCGTGGGCGCGCCCTGGTGTGGTCCGGGCTCGCGCGGCTGAGCCGGCTTTCGACGCGAAAAGCGCCGTACCGCAACGAGGTAGATCTCGTCGGGCGGATCGCCTTCCGCGAGTTGAACTACGCCGGGGTGCCCGACGGCCTGCCGCTGGACCCGGCGCTGGAGATGGCCGACATGATCGGTAGCGCGAAGTTCTACGAACCCTTCGAGGCCGAGCCCTTCGACCTGATGGCCGAGTTGCCCCATTTCCACTGGCCCACCGTCGTGGTGTCCGGGGGCCGGGACCTGACCACGCCGCCGGCGGTGGCCGAGCAGATCGCGGCGCTGGTGCCCGATGCCGTACTGGTGAGGATGCCGACGGTCGCCCACAGCGTGCTCGATACCCGGGAGCGTGCCGCCTTCGCGGTGATCCGGGCGGTCCGCGACGGTGTGACCGAACAACTTTCGGCCACCGCGGACGAGCTGGACGCCCTACCCGCGCGGCCGGTCATCCAGGTGACGGTTGCGGCGATCGCGGCGGCCACCACTGTGGAGGCGGTGCTGCCCGGGGCCCAGTGGCTGAGTCCGGCGACTACTTGA
- a CDS encoding cytochrome C oxidase subunit IV family protein encodes MTERAVTRTWLVLVAITIGSWWLAPAQYSDTLAASVPITALVLALTLIKSRLIIRQFMEVRAAPRWLKLATDGWLAVLFGAVFAIYVI; translated from the coding sequence ATGACCGAGAGGGCAGTGACCCGTACCTGGCTCGTACTCGTGGCCATCACCATCGGATCCTGGTGGCTGGCGCCGGCCCAGTACTCGGACACGCTCGCGGCCAGCGTGCCGATCACCGCGCTGGTGCTCGCGTTGACGCTGATCAAGTCGCGGTTGATCATCCGGCAGTTCATGGAGGTGCGGGCCGCGCCGAGATGGCTCAAGCTCGCCACCGACGGCTGGCTGGCGGTGCTGTTCGGGGCGGTCTTCGCCATCTATGTGATCTGA
- a CDS encoding cytochrome c oxidase subunit 3 codes for MWVMVLGDLVIFGGYFIIFMIYRTMHPDEFLRAQQHLDVTIGVVNTVILLTSSWLVARAVLAARAGRHDTAIGLTYAGGVGGLMFMACKGYEWLVKIQAGHTNSEVFYSFYYVLTGVHLIHVLIGLVVLGVIVRELRNPSRRRASVVEAGAVYWHMVDLLWVVIFGLLYVVR; via the coding sequence ATGTGGGTGATGGTGCTCGGAGACCTGGTCATCTTCGGCGGCTACTTCATCATCTTCATGATCTACCGGACGATGCACCCGGATGAGTTCCTGCGAGCCCAACAGCATCTCGACGTCACGATCGGCGTCGTCAACACGGTGATCCTGTTGACCAGCTCCTGGTTGGTGGCCAGGGCGGTGCTGGCCGCACGGGCCGGCCGTCATGACACGGCCATCGGGCTCACGTACGCCGGCGGTGTCGGAGGCCTGATGTTCATGGCCTGCAAGGGATATGAATGGCTGGTCAAAATCCAGGCCGGACATACCAATTCGGAGGTGTTCTACTCGTTCTACTACGTGCTGACCGGCGTGCATCTGATCCACGTGCTGATCGGGCTCGTCGTGTTGGGCGTCATCGTGCGCGAGTTGCGCAACCCCTCCCGGCGGCGTGCGTCGGTGGTCGAGGCGGGTGCGGTCTACTGGCACATGGTCGACCTGCTGTGGGTCGTCATCTTCGGCTTGCTGTACGTGGTGAGGTGA
- a CDS encoding TetR/AcrR family transcriptional regulator, translating into MLTGPPRSRKGLQTRERLLGAAISEFKRDGMAAADTAAIASAAGVAHGTFFFHFPTKEHVLVELEQREQLRMATELTRFFATPHDVGDTLAESVRVLEKLERRLGNRLFKDFLALHFSTTRPPSEEWAHHPVIVAVVEELQRAQARGEIPAEVDVMHNGVSFLVGLYALLITIPDAAEVRAPVITAYLSTYLYGLRVVAAR; encoded by the coding sequence GTGCTCACCGGACCGCCCCGCAGCCGCAAGGGCCTGCAGACGCGGGAGCGGTTACTGGGGGCCGCGATCTCGGAGTTCAAACGCGATGGCATGGCCGCAGCCGATACGGCTGCGATCGCGTCGGCCGCCGGTGTCGCCCACGGCACGTTCTTCTTCCACTTCCCCACCAAGGAACACGTCCTGGTGGAACTCGAACAGCGCGAGCAACTGCGTATGGCCACCGAGCTGACGCGGTTCTTCGCGACACCGCACGATGTCGGCGACACCCTGGCCGAATCCGTGCGCGTGCTGGAGAAGCTCGAACGGCGCCTGGGCAACCGCCTGTTCAAAGACTTTCTCGCCCTGCACTTTTCTACCACCCGACCACCATCGGAGGAATGGGCGCATCATCCGGTGATCGTCGCGGTGGTCGAGGAGTTGCAGCGGGCTCAAGCGCGCGGCGAGATCCCGGCCGAGGTCGACGTGATGCACAACGGCGTGTCATTCCTGGTCGGGCTCTACGCGCTGTTGATCACCATCCCGGACGCGGCCGAGGTCCGGGCCCCGGTGATCACCGCGTACCTCAGCACATATCTGTACGGCCTGCGCGTGGTAGCGGCGCGTTAG
- a CDS encoding acyl-CoA dehydrogenase family protein: MTTVENVTRVLPGTPEWDDLLASIAAGAKDRDLNDENPFDQVAALKRAGFGTLRLPESLGGAGFTVPQLFSAVIDVAAADPIVAHIFRTHFWFTEERLRNADDPVSKHWLGKIAEGKIFGNAFSEKGSLAVGSLVFNTRLLADPENAGAFRLTGEKYYSTGTLFSDYLTVTATTDHDSVANVLVPTDREGVRLVDDWDGFGQRRTGTGTTTFTDVAVAADEILTDTSYDAEPVPTVQYASLQLFIHAVVAGILANVVDDGVALLRSRERNFSHAVTERPTDDPLLQRQLGVLASTAYVARAAVLDAAAAIGAATDSAVDGIPDTGLAAAAQLKVAKVKVHLDDVAPEAATRLLELGGASAASRQRNLDRHWRNIRTITLHNPVAYKARVIGQNLLDGTPVPANAYF, translated from the coding sequence ATGACCACCGTCGAGAACGTGACCCGTGTTTTGCCCGGTACGCCGGAATGGGATGACCTGCTGGCCTCGATCGCCGCGGGCGCCAAAGACCGCGACCTCAACGACGAGAATCCGTTCGACCAGGTGGCCGCGCTCAAGCGAGCCGGTTTCGGCACGCTGCGACTTCCCGAGTCCCTCGGCGGCGCGGGATTCACGGTGCCTCAGCTGTTCTCCGCGGTGATCGATGTGGCCGCGGCCGATCCGATCGTCGCCCACATCTTCCGGACCCACTTCTGGTTCACCGAGGAGCGGCTGCGCAACGCCGACGATCCGGTGTCGAAGCACTGGCTGGGCAAGATCGCCGAGGGAAAGATCTTCGGTAATGCCTTCAGCGAGAAGGGTTCCTTGGCCGTGGGCAGCCTGGTGTTCAACACCCGGCTGCTGGCCGATCCGGAGAATGCGGGCGCCTTCCGGCTCACGGGCGAGAAGTATTACAGCACCGGCACCCTGTTCTCCGACTATCTGACGGTGACCGCCACCACTGACCACGACTCGGTGGCCAACGTGCTGGTTCCCACCGATCGTGAAGGCGTCCGGCTGGTCGATGACTGGGACGGGTTCGGCCAGCGCCGCACCGGAACCGGCACCACGACGTTCACCGATGTCGCGGTCGCCGCCGACGAGATCCTCACCGACACCTCGTATGACGCCGAACCGGTGCCGACCGTGCAGTACGCCTCACTGCAGTTGTTCATTCACGCGGTGGTCGCCGGCATCCTGGCCAATGTTGTCGACGACGGGGTGGCGCTCCTGCGCTCCCGCGAGCGCAACTTCAGCCATGCCGTCACCGAACGGCCCACCGACGACCCGCTGCTGCAACGCCAGCTGGGAGTGCTGGCCAGCACGGCGTATGTGGCCCGGGCCGCGGTGCTCGATGCCGCCGCGGCGATCGGTGCGGCCACCGATTCGGCCGTCGACGGTATTCCCGACACCGGCTTGGCCGCGGCAGCTCAGCTCAAGGTTGCCAAGGTCAAGGTGCACCTCGACGACGTCGCCCCCGAGGCCGCCACCCGGCTGCTCGAGCTGGGCGGAGCGAGCGCCGCGTCCCGGCAGCGCAACCTGGACCGGCACTGGCGCAACATCCGCACCATCACCCTGCACAATCCGGTGGCCTACAAGGCACGGGTGATCGGCCAGAACCTGTTGGACGGCACGCCGGTTCCGGCCAACGCCTACTTCTGA
- a CDS encoding GMC family oxidoreductase: MEADYIVVGTGSAGAVVANRLSAQPDVSVLALEAGPPDRDKFIHIPAAFSKLFRSEVDWDYLTEPQPELDGRRIYWPRGKTLGGSSSMNAMMWVPGFPADYDEWGDQAGDDWNYAGLEKYLKRIEAGPLVIEAQRSPRNSTAAWLAAAKECGHDGFCETRVTQRRGARWSTADAYLKPALRRRNLKLLTEATVTRIVFAGNRAIGVEFDKAGVRDVLTARREVILCGGAINSPQLLMLSGIGDRDQLSRHGIEVTYHAPGVGANLLDHLVVPLGFEVRNDSLFAAEKPLELINYLARRRGMLTSNVGEAYGFVRSRPELELPDLELIFAPAPFFDEGIGDPYGHAIVMGPILLKPRSKGTITLRSADPMDKPIIDPRYLSDQADRAALMAGLRMTAEIARSPALKDVVGQIARPLEATTLDDETFTRALNSLSHTLYHPVGTCRMGSDESSVVDPQLRVRGTEGLRVADASVMPTLIRGHTHAPSVLLGEKAAELITADQK, translated from the coding sequence GTGGAGGCTGACTACATCGTGGTGGGGACCGGTTCGGCCGGCGCGGTCGTGGCGAACCGGCTGAGCGCACAACCGGATGTGTCCGTGCTGGCCCTGGAGGCCGGACCCCCCGACCGCGACAAGTTCATCCATATCCCCGCGGCGTTCTCGAAGTTGTTCCGCAGCGAGGTCGACTGGGACTACCTGACCGAGCCGCAACCGGAACTCGATGGCCGCCGGATCTATTGGCCGCGGGGCAAGACGCTGGGTGGCTCATCGTCGATGAACGCGATGATGTGGGTGCCGGGTTTTCCGGCCGACTACGACGAGTGGGGTGACCAGGCCGGCGACGACTGGAACTACGCCGGCCTGGAAAAGTATCTGAAGCGCATCGAGGCCGGGCCGCTGGTGATCGAGGCGCAACGCAGTCCGCGCAACTCCACGGCGGCCTGGCTGGCCGCGGCGAAGGAGTGCGGCCACGACGGGTTCTGCGAAACACGGGTGACCCAGCGCCGTGGCGCCCGATGGAGCACCGCCGATGCCTATCTCAAGCCCGCACTGCGGCGCCGAAACCTCAAGTTGCTCACCGAGGCCACCGTCACCCGCATCGTCTTCGCGGGAAACCGGGCCATCGGGGTCGAATTCGACAAGGCGGGTGTCCGGGATGTGCTGACCGCCCGCCGCGAGGTGATCCTGTGCGGGGGCGCGATCAACTCCCCGCAACTGTTGATGCTGTCGGGCATCGGCGACCGTGACCAGTTGTCGCGCCACGGTATCGAGGTGACCTACCACGCTCCCGGTGTCGGCGCGAATCTCCTTGACCACCTGGTGGTTCCGCTGGGATTCGAAGTGCGGAACGACAGCCTGTTCGCTGCCGAGAAGCCGCTCGAGCTCATCAACTATCTGGCCCGGCGGCGAGGCATGCTGACCTCCAACGTCGGGGAGGCATACGGATTCGTCCGCAGCAGGCCCGAATTGGAACTTCCGGACCTGGAACTGATCTTCGCCCCCGCCCCGTTCTTCGACGAGGGCATCGGCGACCCCTACGGTCATGCCATCGTGATGGGACCGATCCTCCTCAAACCCCGCAGCAAGGGCACCATCACGCTGCGGTCGGCCGACCCGATGGACAAACCGATCATCGATCCGCGCTACTTGAGCGACCAAGCCGACCGGGCGGCGCTGATGGCCGGTCTGCGGATGACCGCGGAGATCGCCCGATCCCCGGCGCTCAAAGACGTCGTTGGCCAGATAGCCCGGCCACTCGAGGCCACCACACTGGACGATGAAACATTCACGCGTGCATTGAATTCGTTGTCGCACACGCTCTATCACCCGGTCGGCACCTGTCGCATGGGCAGCGACGAGAGCAGCGTGGTCGACCCGCAACTGAGAGTCCGGGGGACCGAGGGGTTACGGGTCGCCGACGCCTCCGTGATGCCGACGCTCATCCGCGGCCACACCCACGCGCCCAGTGTGTTGCTCGGCGAGAAGGCAGCCGAGCTCATCACCGCGGATCAGAAGTAG